One region of Vescimonas fastidiosa genomic DNA includes:
- a CDS encoding AI-2E family transporter — protein MDKKFKQQLGLIAFGVALFTALNNLNYISDFLHVCAELLTPVFAGLLMAFILSVPMRGIGKRLSRLMPKASERTINVLSLIITLLLLVAIIVLLCVIAIPQLIASVKSIISLIKEKWPDWAAVLRNYGFDTAEISAYLNKLDWKTIAEKAMNGAGVVIGSVVSVAGSTISTVVNAAVSLVIMFYVLVGKQELGKQTRRALYAYCKESVADKVCHIAKLSHDTYAKFLSGQCVEVLILGTLIFLSFSIFRIPYAGLTAVLTAAFAFVPYIGAFLSCAIGMLLTLLAEPNKVILCLIVYQAAQFVENQFIYPHVVGSSVGLSPFWTLLAVLLGGKMFGVLGIIFFIPLMAVISQLLHENIEHRLAVRKLKKNDLIQKSD, from the coding sequence ATGGATAAAAAATTTAAGCAACAGCTTGGCTTGATTGCTTTCGGCGTTGCTCTATTCACAGCATTAAACAACTTGAACTATATTTCGGACTTTTTACATGTGTGTGCGGAATTGCTCACCCCTGTATTTGCAGGGTTGCTCATGGCGTTTATCCTGAGCGTTCCGATGCGCGGGATCGGCAAGCGTCTTTCTCGCCTTATGCCCAAAGCAAGCGAGCGCACAATCAATGTTTTAAGTTTGATTATTACATTGTTGCTTTTAGTCGCTATTATCGTGCTACTATGTGTCATTGCGATTCCTCAGCTCATAGCCTCCGTAAAAAGTATCATTTCTCTTATTAAAGAAAAGTGGCCCGACTGGGCAGCGGTGCTGCGCAATTATGGCTTTGATACCGCTGAGATCAGCGCATATCTCAACAAGTTGGATTGGAAAACCATTGCCGAGAAGGCAATGAACGGAGCAGGCGTAGTAATAGGCTCCGTTGTCAGTGTTGCCGGCTCTACAATATCTACTGTTGTCAACGCAGCCGTTTCGCTCGTGATCATGTTTTATGTTCTGGTTGGAAAGCAGGAACTTGGCAAACAAACAAGACGGGCGCTGTACGCTTATTGCAAAGAATCTGTCGCAGATAAGGTCTGCCATATCGCAAAGCTGTCTCACGATACCTATGCCAAATTTCTTTCAGGTCAATGTGTAGAGGTGCTGATACTTGGTACGCTGATTTTCCTTTCGTTTTCTATATTCCGGATCCCTTATGCCGGGCTGACGGCGGTTTTGACCGCAGCTTTTGCCTTTGTACCATACATTGGAGCGTTCTTGTCCTGTGCAATCGGTATGTTGCTGACTTTGCTGGCTGAGCCAAACAAGGTGATCCTATGCCTGATCGTCTATCAGGCGGCACAGTTCGTTGAAAACCAATTTATTTACCCTCATGTTGTGGGAAGCAGTGTCGGGCTATCTCCGTTTTGGACCTTGCTCGCCGTCCTTTTGGGCGGGAAGATGTTTGGCGTTTTAGGTATCATCTTCTTTATCCCGTTGATGGCGGTGATCTCACAATTACTGCATGAGAATATTGAACACCGTTTGGCTGTGCGGAAGCTAAAGAAAAACGACCTCATCCAAAAATCTGACTGA
- a CDS encoding phosphatase PAP2 family protein, producing the protein MQRSTKKIKPEVDYRQFRFKKMNTPEFSHVKLLLFWPFFGLMFMFLERFQPERHYYVVHCALDDLIPFWEWALIPYLLWFVFLIGALIYTFFFDTRAFRRMMHFVIVTYGITLLIYIVFPTCQELRPEHFDEPNILTDFITGFYSFDTNTNVCPSLHVIGSFAAMFALWDCKRFQNVAWKIVFGIIAVCISLSTVFMKQHSAVDVIAALPVCALGWWLGYGKKEASAQTSAVEK; encoded by the coding sequence ATGCAAAGAAGCACGAAAAAAATCAAACCGGAGGTGGACTACCGCCAGTTTCGTTTCAAAAAAATGAATACGCCGGAGTTTTCACATGTTAAGTTGCTGCTGTTTTGGCCGTTTTTCGGATTGATGTTTATGTTTCTTGAACGGTTTCAGCCGGAAAGACATTATTACGTTGTACACTGTGCGCTGGACGACTTGATCCCATTCTGGGAATGGGCGCTGATCCCGTATCTTCTGTGGTTTGTTTTTCTCATCGGAGCACTTATCTATACCTTTTTCTTTGACACAAGAGCCTTCCGAAGAATGATGCACTTTGTTATCGTTACATACGGCATCACATTGCTTATTTACATCGTATTTCCGACCTGCCAGGAATTACGACCGGAGCATTTCGATGAACCCAATATACTTACTGATTTTATAACGGGGTTTTATTCATTTGACACCAACACGAATGTCTGTCCTTCTCTCCATGTTATCGGCTCGTTTGCCGCTATGTTTGCCCTGTGGGATTGCAAACGCTTTCAAAATGTTGCATGGAAGATCGTGTTCGGCATCATCGCAGTATGCATCAGCCTTTCGACTGTTTTTATGAAACAACATTCTGCTGTGGATGTCATAGCTGCATTGCCTGTGTGCGCTTTGGGCTGGTGGCTGGGTTACGGAAAGAAAGAAGCATCAGCTCAGACCTCTGCAGTGGAGAAATAG
- a CDS encoding alpha/beta hydrolase, which translates to MKKNTKKIVTAAGIAAGTAAVASLYAYVTIKALIDTALDREMPKVMEKADKRISGEKSSDEFTNRMESASESLAVQPNETVEIIAHDGEKLVGHYFPCEKPERVIIAFHGWRSSWHRDFGMISDFWYKNNCSVLYVEQRGQNNSSGEYMGFGLTERFDCLDWLNWEIERCGSDIPVYLAGVSMGATTVLMAAGLQLPPNVHGIMADCGFTSANAIWEHIAKDNLHIRFGIRSAIADRMCRRKIQVGSKEHSTVEALKHTHVPVILVHGADDHFVPVEMTYENYTACTAPKDLLIVPGADHGMSYFMEPEKYENAVKAFWAKYDRPRCEA; encoded by the coding sequence ATGAAAAAGAATACAAAGAAAATCGTAACAGCGGCAGGAATCGCAGCCGGAACAGCTGCCGTTGCATCGCTGTACGCATATGTCACAATAAAAGCCCTGATCGATACAGCACTTGATCGGGAAATGCCAAAGGTGATGGAAAAAGCAGATAAGCGTATCTCCGGAGAGAAAAGCAGCGACGAGTTCACAAACCGGATGGAGAGTGCCTCTGAAAGCCTTGCCGTACAGCCGAATGAAACGGTTGAAATCATTGCTCATGACGGAGAAAAGCTCGTCGGACATTATTTTCCCTGCGAAAAGCCGGAAAGAGTGATTATTGCTTTCCACGGATGGCGTTCATCGTGGCATCGGGATTTTGGGATGATCTCCGATTTCTGGTACAAAAACAACTGCAGCGTGCTCTATGTTGAGCAGCGTGGGCAGAATAACAGCAGTGGCGAATATATGGGCTTCGGCCTTACCGAACGCTTTGACTGTCTGGACTGGCTGAATTGGGAGATTGAACGCTGCGGAAGCGATATTCCTGTTTACCTTGCCGGTGTTTCCATGGGGGCTACCACCGTACTGATGGCTGCCGGACTGCAGCTGCCGCCCAACGTACATGGGATCATGGCGGATTGCGGTTTTACATCGGCCAATGCGATATGGGAGCATATTGCTAAGGATAACCTCCACATTCGATTCGGCATACGCAGTGCGATTGCCGACAGGATGTGTCGTCGGAAAATACAGGTCGGCTCAAAGGAGCATTCGACGGTAGAAGCTCTTAAACATACCCATGTTCCCGTTATTCTTGTCCACGGCGCCGATGACCATTTTGTTCCGGTAGAGATGACCTACGAGAACTACACTGCCTGTACGGCACCGAAGGATTTGCTGATTGTTCCGGGTGCCGATCACGGTATGAGCTACTTTATGGAACCGGAAAAGTATGAAAATGCCGTAAAGGCGTTCTGGGCAAAATATGATAGACCGAGGTGCGAAGCATGA
- a CDS encoding glycosyl-4,4'-diaponeurosporenoate acyltransferase CrtO family protein yields the protein MKHFLRCLLYIAALGVVFFVVGRLVPKSWFKADHFPWRCYSYEQAIWKALRVKQWQAKVPDMSRIFTNIMPAKKLKRQTLSDLPRMIQETCVAEWTHGILSIAGLAMLWFWPGIGGICMTAVYILLGNLPFIVVQRFNRPRLQKLLLKQQRNMQIRNLPRYEEQLLTTIAP from the coding sequence ATGAAACATTTTTTGCGTTGCTTGCTTTACATAGCGGCCTTGGGTGTTGTGTTTTTTGTAGTCGGACGGTTAGTACCAAAGTCTTGGTTCAAAGCGGATCATTTCCCGTGGCGGTGCTATTCATATGAACAAGCAATATGGAAAGCGCTGCGTGTGAAGCAGTGGCAGGCAAAGGTGCCGGATATGAGCCGTATTTTTACAAATATCATGCCGGCAAAAAAGCTAAAGCGACAAACGCTTTCCGATTTGCCCAGAATGATCCAAGAAACCTGTGTTGCAGAGTGGACACACGGTATCTTATCGATTGCAGGGCTTGCAATGCTATGGTTCTGGCCTGGTATAGGAGGTATTTGCATGACGGCCGTTTACATTTTGCTCGGCAATTTGCCATTTATTGTGGTACAGCGTTTCAACCGGCCTCGCTTACAAAAATTACTCTTAAAGCAACAGCGCAATATGCAAATTCGGAACTTACCACGATATGAGGAGCAGCTACTAACGACGATAGCACCGTAA
- a CDS encoding phospholipase D-like domain-containing protein has product MKNVIFKGIKALAILFVLYILISLIVPPIFQKEPIELEGAEFAGTGVTERVLCIDDNREALIWRLRLIDRAENEIILSTFDFRVDNSGKDMIAALNEAAERGVNIKILVDGISGDMYLRCNRLIGALAANTNVQIKLYNPINLMTPWKINYRLHDKYLIVDGKQYLLGGRNTNDLFLGEYKDKEDRNIDREVLVCSDGTNSSTEALTAYFAKIWDLPCNKEISGNRRNLQKAQETLRTHYTELQGSYAEAYLPVDLERETLEAKSITLLSNPTSPENKAPVLWEQLSGIMKNGESILIETPYIICNNGMYETLAGFCEGGRRVQIMTNAIESGANPFGCTDYLNEKKNILATGSEVFEVSCGQSLHTKTILVDDHISMIGSYNLDLRSTYLDTELMLVIDCPELNQCLRENASVKAEQSRHVLPDGTENEGPDFQGEMPFYKKAGYFLLRLLTGLFRYLL; this is encoded by the coding sequence ATGAAAAACGTTATCTTTAAGGGTATAAAGGCCTTGGCTATTCTGTTTGTGCTTTACATACTGATCAGCCTGATCGTCCCGCCGATATTCCAAAAAGAACCGATAGAGCTCGAAGGAGCCGAGTTCGCCGGTACAGGTGTGACAGAACGGGTTCTGTGTATTGACGATAACCGTGAAGCGCTTATCTGGCGTCTTCGACTGATAGACAGGGCCGAAAACGAGATCATTCTGTCAACATTCGATTTTCGGGTGGATAACAGCGGGAAAGATATGATAGCGGCCTTGAATGAGGCTGCCGAGCGTGGGGTGAATATCAAAATACTCGTTGACGGAATTTCCGGAGATATGTATTTGCGCTGCAACAGGCTGATCGGTGCATTGGCGGCTAATACGAATGTACAAATCAAGCTGTATAACCCCATCAATCTTATGACTCCTTGGAAAATCAATTACCGCCTGCACGACAAATACCTGATCGTGGATGGAAAGCAATACCTATTAGGCGGAAGAAACACAAACGATTTGTTCCTCGGAGAATATAAGGACAAGGAAGACCGCAACATTGACAGAGAAGTTTTGGTCTGCTCTGATGGGACGAACAGCTCGACCGAGGCCTTGACAGCATATTTTGCGAAGATATGGGATTTGCCCTGTAACAAGGAAATCTCCGGCAACCGGAGAAACCTCCAAAAGGCACAGGAAACGCTCCGAACGCATTATACAGAACTACAGGGATCGTATGCCGAGGCTTATTTGCCGGTGGATTTGGAAAGAGAGACGCTGGAAGCCAAAAGTATCACACTTCTCTCCAACCCAACCTCGCCGGAAAACAAAGCACCTGTACTCTGGGAGCAATTGAGCGGCATCATGAAGAACGGCGAAAGCATTTTGATTGAGACTCCTTATATTATCTGCAATAACGGTATGTATGAAACACTGGCAGGCTTCTGTGAGGGCGGTCGCCGGGTCCAAATCATGACCAATGCCATTGAAAGCGGAGCAAACCCCTTTGGCTGCACAGACTACCTGAACGAGAAGAAAAACATTCTTGCAACCGGCAGTGAGGTCTTTGAAGTGTCCTGCGGGCAGTCCCTGCATACCAAAACGATTTTGGTGGACGATCACATCAGTATGATCGGCTCCTATAATCTTGACCTGAGAAGCACCTATCTGGACACGGAGCTCATGCTGGTGATCGACTGCCCGGAGCTGAATCAATGCCTACGGGAAAACGCATCTGTCAAGGCAGAGCAAAGCAGACATGTGCTGCCCGATGGAACAGAGAACGAAGGGCCGGATTTTCAAGGAGAAATGCCGTTTTATAAGAAAGCCGGTTATTTCCTTTTACGACTCCTCACCGGCCTCTTCCGGTATCTGTTGTGA